One Thermoanaerobaculia bacterium DNA segment encodes these proteins:
- a CDS encoding cupredoxin domain-containing protein, whose translation GFLSGGQSGSIFVIGVPSCRLIREIPIFEPRAAYGYAMSDSDPRRQELIRTGGLWGDTHHPALSETDGVYDGRYVYINDLANARVARVRLDYFEADKIAKIPNLQGAHGIAVLSPNTRLLVVNGEFEQPTDGMATNPAPYTSVIAYLDPETMQTKFEVRVPGNIDIADTSKDGRYSFSTSYNLEQGKDINQMTQLDRDAVVAVDVPLAEKAVAAGKGHVVNGVPILEPSENPGVVTMIPVPKNPHGINVSPDGKYVIASGKLSPTVSIIDAHTLKILAEPEVGLGPLHTTFDGRGNAYTSLFIDSQVVKWNIEKAIKGAPDYIVDRIDIHYNIGHLQAVGGASMKPAGDYLLALNKLSKDQYLPVGPDLPEDQELIDISGHKMKMLASFPTPPEPHDAEFIDAKILSPRVKQVYTPAPDAVSEGRETVVRTGPHSVTVNMTMLRSAYTPDSFTVREGDQVTLHLTNVETIRDNIHGFALPDHGLNLQLPPGDTRTVTVPAGRPGVYWYYCTNFCSALHLEMRGRMIVQPKDSTIPIPDWKSAQNVKGTVPGVPSTGAVQ comes from the coding sequence CGGCTACGCGATGTCCGACAGCGATCCGCGCCGCCAGGAGCTGATCCGGACGGGCGGCCTCTGGGGCGACACGCACCACCCGGCGCTCTCGGAGACCGACGGCGTGTACGACGGGCGCTACGTCTACATCAACGACCTGGCCAACGCCCGCGTCGCCCGCGTCCGGCTCGACTACTTCGAGGCCGACAAGATCGCGAAGATCCCGAACCTGCAGGGGGCCCACGGCATCGCGGTCCTCTCGCCGAACACCCGGCTCCTCGTCGTCAACGGGGAGTTCGAGCAGCCGACCGACGGCATGGCCACCAACCCCGCGCCCTACACCTCGGTGATCGCCTATCTCGACCCCGAGACGATGCAGACGAAGTTCGAGGTCCGCGTCCCCGGCAACATCGACATCGCCGACACCTCCAAGGACGGGCGCTACTCCTTCTCGACCTCCTACAACCTCGAGCAGGGGAAGGACATCAACCAGATGACGCAGCTCGACCGCGACGCGGTGGTCGCCGTGGACGTCCCGCTCGCCGAGAAGGCGGTCGCCGCGGGAAAGGGCCACGTCGTCAACGGCGTCCCGATCCTCGAGCCTTCGGAGAACCCCGGGGTCGTGACGATGATCCCGGTCCCGAAAAATCCGCACGGCATCAACGTTTCGCCGGACGGAAAGTACGTGATCGCGAGCGGCAAGCTCTCGCCGACCGTCTCGATCATCGACGCGCACACGCTGAAGATCCTCGCCGAACCGGAGGTCGGTCTGGGGCCGCTCCACACCACGTTCGACGGCCGCGGCAACGCCTACACCTCGCTCTTCATCGACAGCCAGGTCGTGAAGTGGAACATCGAGAAGGCGATCAAGGGAGCCCCCGACTACATCGTGGACCGCATCGACATCCACTACAACATCGGCCACCTCCAGGCGGTCGGGGGCGCTTCCATGAAGCCGGCGGGCGATTACCTGCTCGCGCTCAACAAGCTTTCGAAGGACCAGTACCTCCCGGTCGGGCCCGACCTGCCGGAGGACCAGGAGCTGATCGACATCTCGGGCCACAAGATGAAGATGCTCGCCTCGTTCCCGACGCCGCCGGAGCCCCACGACGCCGAGTTCATCGACGCGAAGATCCTGTCGCCCCGGGTCAAGCAGGTTTACACGCCCGCCCCGGACGCGGTCTCGGAGGGGCGTGAGACCGTCGTGCGTACGGGGCCGCACTCGGTCACCGTGAACATGACGATGCTCAGGAGCGCGTACACGCCGGACAGCTTCACGGTGCGCGAGGGCGACCAGGTGACGCTCCACCTGACCAACGTCGAGACGATCCGCGACAACATCCACGGCTTCGCCCTGCCCGACCACGGCCTGAACCTGCAGCTGCCTCCCGGCGACACGCGGACCGTGACGGTCCCCGCCGGCCGGCCGGGCGTCTACTGGTACTACTGCACGAACTTCTGCAGCGCTCTTCACCTGGAGATGCGCGGACGCATGATCGTCCAGCCGAAGGACTCCACGATCCCGATCCCGGACTGGAAATCGGCGCAGAACGTCAAGGGAACGGTGCCGGGCGTGCCTTCCACGGGGGCGGTGCAGTGA